Proteins encoded by one window of Streptomyces sp. NBC_01477:
- a CDS encoding RICIN domain-containing protein produces the protein MKIGRAVLVAAALVAAPLTVAAPAHAAATAYYLDCGAASAGSGTQSAPWNSLGSANAHTFAPGDSLLLKRGSTCTGQSLTPKGSGSASAPVTIDAYGTGNLPVLAGAGQVTDVVRLSDQQYWEIRDLDISNQGAASATRRGVHITRTDSGTGTHYVLENLTIHDVNGDQSKKDDDASAGIFFEVLGNTTRTNFDDVLVQNNTIRTVDRYGIHFWTRWMTRPQLANPNCGTTCGAWDPQTRVVVRSNTVTDIGGDAVDLHHTSGALAEYNRIDGFREREPQHCAAGLWGWNTDNAVYQFNEVSGGQSTCDGQGFDLDEAEIATVYQYNYSHDNQGGFMLLCNGSGSTTDRSVVRYNISQNDQGQLFDFVCAKDTNTSIYNNTFYLGKQVQVINNANGSTAADAVFQNNIFYVATTGASYVTPGGLAFDSNVFYGQHPAAEPADANKITADPLLAAPGTATSRTDIAGYKLKTGSPAAGTGQALVTADGRDYFGGTVRTGCRPDRGAHQLSTSCVPQSAPPLADGTYKITAGTLAVDDPASSTTAGTQLILYTQHSAANQQWQVQRNTDGTYALRSVASHLCADINQNSTAAGATVIQWTCSGDNNQRWTVTPSGSGFTLAARSSGLLLSAASLTDNAGLTQQPASAAGNHVWQFTAVS, from the coding sequence GTGAAGATCGGAAGAGCTGTCCTCGTGGCTGCGGCACTCGTCGCCGCGCCGCTGACCGTCGCGGCACCAGCACACGCGGCCGCCACTGCGTACTATCTCGACTGCGGTGCGGCATCGGCCGGCAGCGGCACCCAGAGCGCGCCGTGGAATTCGCTGGGTTCCGCCAACGCCCATACCTTCGCCCCGGGCGACTCCCTCCTGCTCAAGCGCGGCTCAACGTGTACAGGGCAGTCCCTCACCCCCAAGGGCTCGGGCTCGGCATCGGCCCCTGTCACCATCGACGCCTACGGCACGGGCAACCTGCCCGTCCTCGCGGGCGCCGGGCAGGTGACCGATGTCGTCCGCCTGTCCGACCAGCAGTACTGGGAGATTCGCGACCTCGACATCTCCAACCAGGGAGCCGCCTCCGCCACCCGGCGCGGCGTCCACATCACGCGCACCGACTCCGGCACCGGCACCCACTACGTGCTGGAGAACCTCACCATCCACGACGTCAACGGCGACCAGTCGAAGAAGGACGACGATGCCAGCGCCGGCATATTCTTCGAAGTGCTCGGCAACACCACGCGCACCAACTTCGACGACGTCCTCGTCCAGAACAACACGATCCGCACCGTCGACCGGTACGGCATCCACTTCTGGACCCGCTGGATGACCCGCCCGCAGCTGGCCAACCCCAACTGCGGGACGACCTGCGGTGCCTGGGACCCGCAGACCCGTGTCGTCGTCCGCTCCAACACGGTGACGGACATCGGCGGCGACGCTGTCGACCTGCACCACACGTCAGGAGCGCTCGCGGAGTACAACCGCATCGACGGGTTCCGCGAACGCGAGCCCCAGCACTGCGCGGCCGGGCTGTGGGGCTGGAACACCGACAACGCCGTCTACCAGTTCAACGAAGTCAGCGGCGGCCAGAGCACTTGTGACGGGCAGGGCTTCGACCTCGACGAGGCCGAGATCGCAACGGTCTACCAGTACAACTACAGCCACGACAACCAGGGCGGCTTCATGCTGCTGTGCAACGGCAGCGGGTCCACCACCGACCGCAGTGTCGTCCGCTACAACATCAGCCAGAACGACCAGGGCCAGCTCTTCGACTTCGTGTGCGCGAAGGACACCAACACCTCCATCTACAACAACACCTTCTACCTGGGGAAGCAGGTTCAGGTGATCAACAACGCCAACGGCTCCACCGCGGCCGACGCCGTCTTCCAGAACAACATCTTCTACGTCGCCACCACCGGCGCCTCCTACGTCACGCCCGGCGGCCTGGCGTTCGACTCCAACGTCTTCTACGGGCAGCACCCCGCCGCAGAGCCCGCCGACGCCAACAAGATCACGGCCGACCCCCTGCTGGCCGCCCCCGGTACGGCGACCTCCCGCACGGACATCGCCGGGTACAAGCTCAAGACCGGCTCACCAGCCGCGGGCACCGGGCAGGCACTGGTGACAGCCGACGGACGCGACTACTTCGGTGGCACCGTAAGGACCGGATGCCGGCCCGACCGGGGCGCGCACCAGCTCAGCACGTCCTGCGTCCCCCAGAGCGCACCGCCCCTCGCGGACGGCACGTACAAGATCACCGCCGGCACGCTTGCCGTGGACGACCCGGCGTCCTCGACCACGGCCGGCACCCAGCTGATCCTCTACACCCAGCACTCCGCGGCCAACCAGCAGTGGCAGGTCCAGCGCAACACCGACGGCACCTACGCGCTGCGCAGTGTCGCGTCACATCTGTGCGCGGACATCAACCAGAACTCCACCGCCGCAGGGGCGACCGTCATCCAGTGGACGTGCTCGGGCGACAACAACCAGCGGTGGACCGTGACACCCAGCGGCAGCGGCTTCACGCTGGCCGCCCGTAGCAGCGGCCTGCTGCTGAGCGCCGCCTCCCTCACGGACAACGCCGGCCTCACCCAGCAGCCGGCGTCCGCCGCGGGCAACCACGTCTGGCAGTTCACGGCGGTGTCCTGA